A stretch of DNA from Methylobacterium sp. CB376:
CTCTCCGCCGCGCTCGGTCGGGCGAGCGCCTACCTCGCCGGGTGCGGGATCGCGACCGCCGCCCTCGACGCGCGCCTGATCCTGACCGAGACCCTGGGCGTGAGCCGGGTCGACCTCCTCCTGGGCGCGGATGGGCCCCTCGACGAGGCGCAGGCGCGCAGCCTGTCGGCGGCCCTGCGGCGGCGGGCCTCGGGCGAGCCGGTGGCCCGGATCCTCGGCGCCTGGGAATTCTGGGGCCTGCCCTTCCGCCTCTCCCCGGACACCCTGGTGCCGCGGCCGGACACCGAGACCCTGGTCGAGGCGGCCCTGGACCTCGGCCATCCCCGAGACGCGGCCCTGCGCCTCCTCGACCTCGGCACCGGCTCGGGCTGCCTCCTCGTGGCGCTCCTCAGCGAGTGGCCGCGCGCGGAGGGCGTCGGAATCGACCTCTCCCTCGAAGCCCTCCGCACCGCGCGGGCCAACGCCGCCCGGAACGGCGTCGGGGCCCGCGCGGCCTGGCTGCGGGGCGACTGGGCCGCCGCCCTGGCCGGCCGATTCGACGTCGCGGTCGCGAATCCGCCCTACATCGCCGCGAACCTCATCCCGGGCCTCGCCCCCGAGGTGCGCGACCACGATCCCCGCCTCGCCCTCGACGGCGGCGCCGATGGACTTGACTGCTACCGCGTCATTCTCGCGCAGGCGGCGGACTTCCTGGCCCCGGGGGGACATCTGGTCGTGGAGATCGGCTACGATCAGGAGGAGGCGCTGCGTCACTTGGCGGAGGCTGCGGGATTGCGGGTCGTGGTCGTCCGGCGCGACCTCGCCGGCCATCCGCGGGCCGCATTGCTGGCCCGCGAACCGGATTCCTCTGGTTCCTGATGCCGTTGCCTCTGATTTCGCTTGGCTCCTGCGGCCGAACCCGCTAACGTCCTCGCGCAGATCGCGAATGGTCCGGTAAGCCAGCCTGGCAAAGGTGAGACCTCTTCTCCAGGCGCGGACCTTGGACGATCTTCCCCACCGGACAGACCAAGGGGCACGAAGCGGTCCGGTTCGGTGGTCCGTATCTGACAATCGCTGGGCGACCCAAACCTGCGTGAGCCCGCGGATGTGCAGTGAACGACGGACATCGTCGCGGGATCGCGGACGGGCTCCTGGCCTGGCCGGATCACCGCAGACGGACCGATCGCTCAGTCGAGTCCCCTTGAGTTGTCGTCGAACGAGGGTCAGTCGAGACCGATGAGACCAAACCAGAACCGGCGTATGCGTGGCCGCAACCGCAACAAAGGCCCGAATCCGCTCACCCGGGCCTACGAATCCAACGGTCCCGACGTCAAGATCCGCGGCACGGCCCAGCACATCGCCGAGAAGTACGCCCAGCTCGCGCGCGACGCGCAGGCCAACGGCGATCCGGTGATGGCGGAGAACTACTTCCAGCACGGCGAGCATTACCACCGCATCATCGCCGCCGCGAACGAGCAGTACCGGCAGCAATTCGGCGGCTTCCGCCAGCCCTTCGACGAGGACGACGAGGGCGACGACGACTCGCCCCAGGCGAACGGCTACCCGGCCGGTCCCGAGATGCGCGGGCCGAACGGCTACGCCCAGAACGGCTACGGCCACGCCGACGAGTACGTCGATCCCGGCCAGCAGCCGCAGCCCTACGAGGCCCGCGACGACCGCGCCGGGCGCTTCGACCGGCAGCCGGATCGCCGCGACCGCTTCCAGAACCGCGAGCGGCCGCAGCGCCAGGACCGTCCGGAACGCTACGAGCGCCAGGACCGGCCCGAGCGCCAGGACCGGCCGGAGCGCCAGGACCGGCCCGAGCGCCAGGACCGGCCGGAGCGCCAGGACCGGCAGGACCGGCCCGACAGGCAGGGCGAGCCGCGCCAGGAATTCCGCGGCGAGCCGCGCCAGGACGGTTACCGCGACGGGCCCCGGCAGGGCGACGCGCCCCGGCCGGAGGGCGGACGCCGCGAGCGGCCGGAGCGCCCGCGGCGCGAGGAGATGCGCCAGGATCCGCGTCAGGATCCGCCGGCGGCCGAGGAGACCGGGCTTCCGGCCTTCCTGACCAACCCGGTCCGCCCGGCCCCGGCGCCCGCCCCGGTCGCGGCGGCGCCGGGCGACGAGGCACCGCAGGCGCCCGCCTCGGAAGCCGGCGACGCCCCCGCCCGCCCGCGCCGCCGCCGCCGCACCCGCTACGAGGGGGCGCCGCAGGACGGGGCCGAGGGCGGCACGGACCTGTTCCCGCCCAAGGCCCAGGCCGACGCGCCGTCGGAGTGAGGAGCGGGACCGCCGCGTGAGCCGGGAGGGGCACCCCTCCCGGCCGGCACCCGCGGGCGCCGGCGCGGCCCTCCCCGCCGCGGCGGGGATGCCGGGACAGCCGCGCGGCACCGCGGGGCCCGGCCCGGAATGCGGGCGCATGAGGACGGTATCCGTGTCACAGACCTACGACGTGATCGTGCTCGGGATCGGCGGCATGGGATCGGCCGCCTGCTGGCAGCTCGCCCGGCGCGGCCAGCGCGTGCTCGGCCTCGAGCGCTTCGACATCCCCCACGCCATGGGCTCCTCCCACGGCGCCAACCGCATCATCCGCCTCGCCTATTTCGAGGACCCGGCCTACGTGCCGCTGCTGCGGCGCGCCTACGCCAATTGGCGCGAGGCCGAATCGCGCTTCGGCGAGCGGCTGCTCTTCGTCACCGGCTCGGTGGATGCCGGGCCGGAGGACAGCCGGATCGTCGCCGGCGCCGTGGAGGCCTGCCGGATCCACGACCTGCCCCACGAGCTCCTTTCCGCCCGCGACCTCAACGCCCGCTTCCCGGGCTACGCGCTGCCGGCCGGCCACCTCGCCCTGCTGCAGCCGGAGGGCGGCTTCGTCGCCTCGGAGCGCGCCATCGTCGCCCACGTCGCTCTGGCGCAGGCCGAGGGCGCCGAGATCCGCGCCCGGGAGCCGGCCCTGTCCTGGGAACCCGTCGCGGGCGGCGTGCGCGTCCGCACGGCGCGCGGCACCTACGAGGCCGGGCGCCTCGTCCTGACGGCGGGCGCCTGGATGCAGGACCTCGTGCCGGCCCTCGCCGGCCGCGCGGTGCCCGAGCGGCAGGTGCTCGGCTGGTTCCAGCCCGCCATGCCGGACGCCTTCGCGCTCGGCCGCTTCCCGGTCTTCAACGCCCTCTTCGACGAGGGCCACTTCTACGGCTTCCCGGTCTGGGGCCTGCCGGGCTTCAAGATCGGCCTCTACCACCACCTGCGCGAGACCGGCCCCGCCGACGCGATCGACCGCGAGGTCCATCCCCGGGACGAGGCGGTGCTGCGGGAGGCGGTGCGGCGCTACTTCCCGCACGCGGACGGGCCCACCATGGCCCTGCGCTCCTGCCTCTTCACGAACACGCCCGACGAGCACTTCGTCATCGACACCCTGCCCGACTGTCCCCAGGTCGTGGTCGCCTCGCCCTGCTCGGGCCACGGCTACAAGTTCTGCAGCGTGGTCGGCGAGATCCTGGCCGACCTCGCCACGACCGGGCGCACGGGCTTCGACATCTCCCTCTTCGGCCTCGGCCGCCTCGCCTGACCCGGCCGCGCGCGGCAGGATGGCGGGACCCGCGCCGCGCGGGCCCCCGGGGAGGACGGGATGCTGACGCTGCGACAGATCGAGGTCGCCCGGGCCATCATGGTCTCCGGGACGATCGCCGGGGCGGCCCGGCTCCTCAACGTCTCGGCGCCCGGCATCAGCCGCCTGATGAAGTACACCGAGGCCGCGCTCGGCATGCGGCTGTTCGACCGCCAGGGCGGCCGCCTCGTCCCCTCGCAGCAGGCGCGCGCCGTCTTCGACCAGATCAACGCCGTCTACGACAGGGTCGAGGATCTCCGCTACGTCGTGGCCCGCACGCAGAGCGGCAGCGGCCAGGAGCTGCTGATCGGCTCGGTGCCGTCCATCTGCCACGTCATGGTGCCCCGCGCGGTGGAGCGCCTGCGCGCCAAGCACCCGCAGCTGCTCATCGACATCAACATCCTCAAGCTCGAGGAGGCGATCGACTACCTGCTGCTCGGCAAGGGGGAGGTGGTGGCGATGAGCTACCGGCTCGACCATCCGGGCCTCGCCTTCGAGCCCCTCGCCCGCGGCAGCCTGCTCTGCATCGTGCCCGAATCCCATCCCCTCGCCGGGCGCGACGCGATCGAGGCGCGGGAGATCGTCCGCTACCCGCTGATCGGGATCGACCCCAACGACCCCTACGGGCGCGTCATGGCCGACATCTTCCGGGAGCGGCGCCTCGCCTACGAGATCACCATCCGGGCGCGCTTCGGCACCACGGTCTGCGCCCTGGTCCGGGCCGGCCTCGGCATCGCGGTGATCGACCAGTTCACCATCGCGGAGGGCGCCTTCCCGGGCATCCGGGTCCTGCGCATCGCCGAGGCCCCGACCTTCCAGACCTGGACCGCCACCAAGGCCGGCAGCAGCCCGAGCCTGTTCGCCTCGAACTTCGTGAGCCTCCTGCGCCAGGAGATGACGCGCGAGGCGGAAGGGGCCGCCGGGCCCGGCGGACCGTAACATGATGTTACGATCGTCGCCCAACTTGGTATTTTGGATAGCCGGCTCGTCTGCAGTATGTCTCGCCGCAGGGAGGCCCGGTCCGGCCGGGCAAATTCAGACCTGAAGAGGCATAGCAGGTCATGGCAAAATCACAGCAGAACCGTGCCCTCCTCGGCCTGATCGGCGCGCCGATCAAGCATTCGGCCTCGCCGGCCATGCACGAGGCGGCCGCCGAGGCGCTCGGGATGCGGGCGCATTACCAGCTCATCGAGATCGCCGGGGCGGATGCGGGGCTGCTGCGCAGCCTGCTCGACGGCGTGCGCCACCTCGGCTTTGCGGGCGTCAACGTCACCTTCCCGTACAAGGAGGCGGTGCTTCCCCTGCTCGACGACCTCTCGCCGGGGGCCCGCGCGGTGGGCGCGGTCAACACCGTGGTGGTCGAGGGCGGGCGCCTGATCGGCCACAACACCGACGCGAGCGGGTTCGGCCGCGCCCTCGTCCAGACCTTCGGTCCGGCCCCGGCCGGCCCGGTGGCGCTGATCGGGGCGGGGGGCGTCGGCAAGGCGATCGCGGTGGCGCTGAGCGACGTCCCCGGCACGGAGATCCGCCTCGTCGACACCGACCCGGCCAAGGCCCGGGCGCTTGCGGCCTCCCTGGACGGGCGGGCCGAGATCCGGGTCTGCGCGGGTGCCGAGGAGGCGCTGGCGGGCGCGCGCGGCCTCGTCAACGGGACGCCGATCGGCATGCTGCCGAACCGCGACGCGCCGGTGCCCCTCCACCTGCTGCGGCCGGACCTGTGGGTGGCCGACGCGGTCTACTCGCCGCTCTGGACGCCGCTCCTCACCGCGGCCCGCGCGCTCGGCGCCCCGACCATGACCGGCCGCGCCCTCGCGATCCACCAGGCCCTCGACGCGTTCCGGCTGTTCACCGGCCGCGAGGCGCCGCAGGCCGCGATGGAGCGGGCCTTCGACGCGATCATCGCGGCCCGCGCCGCCTGAGCCGCGGCCAAGTCGCGCCGTGGTGAAGTCCCGCCGCGGGCGGGACCGGCGCTCTTTCGGTGAAGGCCGCCGCTCCGACGCGGCGTCCGCCTTCGCCCACCAACAATAACCAAACCCGCACCACTACACCTGGAGGAAACCGAGATGGCCACCACGCTCGACCGGGCGTCGCATACCCGCCAGCAATCCAAGAAGGCCGCGGCGAGCGGCTGGATCGGATCCGCGCTCGAATACTACGACTTCTTCATCTACGCGACGGCGGCATCGCTGATCTTCCCGCAGATCTTCTTTCCCGCCGGCAACCCGACGGTGGCGATCGTGGCCTCGCTCGCCACCTACGGCGTCGGCTACGTCAGCCGGCCGATCGGCGCCTTCGTGCTCGGCCACTGGGGCGACACCCACGGGCGCAAGAACGTGCTGATCCTGTGCATGTTCCTGATGGGCCTCTCCACCATCGCGGTCGGCCTGCTGCCGACCTACGAGCAGGTCGGGATCCTGGCGCCGGTGCTGCTGGTGATCCTGCGGCTCATCCAGGGCTTCGCGGTGGCCGGGGAGATCTCGGGGGCGAGCTCGATGATCCTCGAACACGCGCCCTTCGGCCGCCGCGGCTTCTTCGCGAGCTTCACGCTCCAGGGCGTGCAGGCGGGGCAGATCCTGGCCGCGGCCGTGTTCCTGCCGCTGGCCCACTTCATGCCGGCGGAGGCGTTCAATGCCTGGGGTTGGCGGATCCCGTTCCTGCTCAGCGTCGTGGTGATCGTGGCGGGCTTCGTCATCCGCCGCGAGGTCGAGGAGACCCCCGCCTTCGCCAAGGAGGGCGCGCGGGGCGAGATCCCGCACTCGCCGGTGATCGAGGCCTTCCGCTCCAGCTCGGCCGACATGGCACGGGTCGTCTGCATGGCGCTGATGAACGTGATCCCGGTCGTGGCGACGATCTTCGGCGCGGCCTACGCGGTCCAGCCGGCCTACGGGATCGGCTTCGAGAAGGACATCTATCTCTGGATCCCGGTCCTCGGCAACATCGTGGCGGTGGCGGTGATCCCCTTCGTCGGCAACCTGTCGGACCGGATCGGGCGGCGCCCGCCGATCATCGTGGGCGCCCTCGCCTCGGGCCTGCTGTCCTTCGGCTATCTCTACGCCATCAGCATCCACAACGTGCCGCTCGCGATCCTGATGTCCCTGCTGATGTGGGGCGTCGTCTACCAGGGCTACAACGCGGTCTATCCGAGCTTCTACCCGGAGCTCTTCCCGACCCGGACCCGCGTCTCGGCGATGGCGATCTCCCAGAACGTCGGCACGGCGATCACCGCGATGCTGCCGGCCCTGTTCACCGCGGTGGCGCCGCCCGGCGCGGCCAACATCCCGCTCACCATCGGGGCGCTCGCCTTCGGCATCACGGTGATCGCGGCGGCGGCGGCCTACAGCGCCCGCGAGACCTACCGCATTCCGATGAAGGACCTCGGCGAGCCGGGCGCGCAGCCCCTCGGCAAGCAGGATTACGAGCGCCTGCGGGCGCAGGAACTCTCGGGCGGCCGCCTCGCGGGCGCCTGATCCGACGGGCGGGCGCGGGGCAAGGCTCCGCGCCCGCCCGGTGCCGGGCTCCGGAAGCCCCACCTGCCAACGGGAGACCCCGCATGAAGCTCGCGATCGCGACCGTTTGCCTGAGCGGCACCCTCGGCGAGAAGCTGGAGGCCATCGCCGCGGCCGGCTTCTCGGAGGTCGAGATCTTCGAGAACGACCTCCTCTCCTTCAGCGGCACGCCCCGGGACCTGCGCCGCCGGGCGGAGGATCTCGGCCTCGCCGTCGCCGTCTACCAGCCCTTCCGCGACTTCGAGGGGATGCCGGCGCCGCAGCGCGCCAAGGCCTTCGCCCGGGCCGAGCGCAAGTTCGACACGATGCAGGAGCTCGGCTGCGACCTCCTGATGGTGTGCTCCAACGTCTCGCCCGACAGCCTGGGCGGGCTCGACCGGGCGGCGGAGGATTTTCGCGAACTCGGCGAGCGCGCGGCCCGGCGCGGCATGCGGGTCGGCTACGAGGCCCTGGCCTGGGGCCGGCACGTCAGCGATTACCGCGACGCCTGGGAGATCGTGCGCCGGGCCGATCATCCGGCCGTCGGCTTCGTCCTCGACAGCTTCCACGTGCTCGCCCGGGGCACCGATCTCGGGGCGATCCGCTCCATCCCGCGGGAGAAGATCGTCCTGGTGCAGATGGCCGACGCGCCCCGCCTCGCCATGGATCACCTCTCCTGGAGCCGCCACTACCGCTGCTTCCCGGGCCAGGGCGACCTGCCGATCCCGGCCTTCGTGGACGCGCTCGGGGCGACGGGCTTCGACGGGATCCTGTCGCTGGAGATCTTCAGCGACCGCTTCCGGGCGGGCTCGGCCCGCGGCGTCGCCCTCGACGGGCGCCGCTCGCTCCTCGTCATGCTCGACGACCTGCGCCGCCGGGCGGGCGCGCCGGAGGATCCCGCCGGGCGGGGGCCGGCCCCTCTCCTGCCCGCCCTGCCGCCGCGGGCCGCCTGCGAGGGGATCGAGTTCATCGAGTTCGCCATGGACGAGGAGGAGGCGCGGGCATTCGAATCGGTCCTGTCCGGCCTCGGCTTCGCCCGGACCGCCCGCCACCGCTCCAAGGCCGT
This window harbors:
- a CDS encoding DUF4167 domain-containing protein, with product MRGRNRNKGPNPLTRAYESNGPDVKIRGTAQHIAEKYAQLARDAQANGDPVMAENYFQHGEHYHRIIAAANEQYRQQFGGFRQPFDEDDEGDDDSPQANGYPAGPEMRGPNGYAQNGYGHADEYVDPGQQPQPYEARDDRAGRFDRQPDRRDRFQNRERPQRQDRPERYERQDRPERQDRPERQDRPERQDRPERQDRQDRPDRQGEPRQEFRGEPRQDGYRDGPRQGDAPRPEGGRRERPERPRREEMRQDPRQDPPAAEETGLPAFLTNPVRPAPAPAPVAAAPGDEAPQAPASEAGDAPARPRRRRRTRYEGAPQDGAEGGTDLFPPKAQADAPSE
- a CDS encoding bifunctional sugar phosphate isomerase/epimerase/4-hydroxyphenylpyruvate dioxygenase family protein, whose protein sequence is MKLAIATVCLSGTLGEKLEAIAAAGFSEVEIFENDLLSFSGTPRDLRRRAEDLGLAVAVYQPFRDFEGMPAPQRAKAFARAERKFDTMQELGCDLLMVCSNVSPDSLGGLDRAAEDFRELGERAARRGMRVGYEALAWGRHVSDYRDAWEIVRRADHPAVGFVLDSFHVLARGTDLGAIRSIPREKIVLVQMADAPRLAMDHLSWSRHYRCFPGQGDLPIPAFVDALGATGFDGILSLEIFSDRFRAGSARGVALDGRRSLLVMLDDLRRRAGAPEDPAGRGPAPLLPALPPRAACEGIEFIEFAMDEEEARAFESVLSGLGFARTARHRSKAVTRWSQGAINLVVNTEKEGFAHSFQVTHGASVCAVALRVDDAGAALERARALLDEPFRQAVAPGELDIPAVRGVGGSLLYLVDRRSGLDRLWDVDFEPLAPEPVRGAGLVAVDHLAQSMRHEEMLTWLLFYTGLFDLAKLPVQDVVDPGGVVESQAVEAPGAALRLVLNASQSSRTLSSRFLSEALGGGVQHVALATDDIVATVASLRAAGVALLPIPENYYDDLEARTDLPPETLARLRDGNILYDREGGAEFFQVYTRGLLGGGFAFEIVERRGYRGYGAANAPIRLAAQTRLAPHPALPTR
- the prmC gene encoding peptide chain release factor N(5)-glutamine methyltransferase, with amino-acid sequence MSEPVPGGLGLSAALGRASAYLAGCGIATAALDARLILTETLGVSRVDLLLGADGPLDEAQARSLSAALRRRASGEPVARILGAWEFWGLPFRLSPDTLVPRPDTETLVEAALDLGHPRDAALRLLDLGTGSGCLLVALLSEWPRAEGVGIDLSLEALRTARANAARNGVGARAAWLRGDWAAALAGRFDVAVANPPYIAANLIPGLAPEVRDHDPRLALDGGADGLDCYRVILAQAADFLAPGGHLVVEIGYDQEEALRHLAEAAGLRVVVVRRDLAGHPRAALLAREPDSSGS
- a CDS encoding shikimate dehydrogenase → MAKSQQNRALLGLIGAPIKHSASPAMHEAAAEALGMRAHYQLIEIAGADAGLLRSLLDGVRHLGFAGVNVTFPYKEAVLPLLDDLSPGARAVGAVNTVVVEGGRLIGHNTDASGFGRALVQTFGPAPAGPVALIGAGGVGKAIAVALSDVPGTEIRLVDTDPAKARALAASLDGRAEIRVCAGAEEALAGARGLVNGTPIGMLPNRDAPVPLHLLRPDLWVADAVYSPLWTPLLTAARALGAPTMTGRALAIHQALDAFRLFTGREAPQAAMERAFDAIIAARAA
- the solA gene encoding N-methyl-L-tryptophan oxidase; protein product: MSQTYDVIVLGIGGMGSAACWQLARRGQRVLGLERFDIPHAMGSSHGANRIIRLAYFEDPAYVPLLRRAYANWREAESRFGERLLFVTGSVDAGPEDSRIVAGAVEACRIHDLPHELLSARDLNARFPGYALPAGHLALLQPEGGFVASERAIVAHVALAQAEGAEIRAREPALSWEPVAGGVRVRTARGTYEAGRLVLTAGAWMQDLVPALAGRAVPERQVLGWFQPAMPDAFALGRFPVFNALFDEGHFYGFPVWGLPGFKIGLYHHLRETGPADAIDREVHPRDEAVLREAVRRYFPHADGPTMALRSCLFTNTPDEHFVIDTLPDCPQVVVASPCSGHGYKFCSVVGEILADLATTGRTGFDISLFGLGRLA
- a CDS encoding LysR family transcriptional regulator; protein product: MLTLRQIEVARAIMVSGTIAGAARLLNVSAPGISRLMKYTEAALGMRLFDRQGGRLVPSQQARAVFDQINAVYDRVEDLRYVVARTQSGSGQELLIGSVPSICHVMVPRAVERLRAKHPQLLIDINILKLEEAIDYLLLGKGEVVAMSYRLDHPGLAFEPLARGSLLCIVPESHPLAGRDAIEAREIVRYPLIGIDPNDPYGRVMADIFRERRLAYEITIRARFGTTVCALVRAGLGIAVIDQFTIAEGAFPGIRVLRIAEAPTFQTWTATKAGSSPSLFASNFVSLLRQEMTREAEGAAGPGGP
- a CDS encoding MFS transporter, whose translation is MATTLDRASHTRQQSKKAAASGWIGSALEYYDFFIYATAASLIFPQIFFPAGNPTVAIVASLATYGVGYVSRPIGAFVLGHWGDTHGRKNVLILCMFLMGLSTIAVGLLPTYEQVGILAPVLLVILRLIQGFAVAGEISGASSMILEHAPFGRRGFFASFTLQGVQAGQILAAAVFLPLAHFMPAEAFNAWGWRIPFLLSVVVIVAGFVIRREVEETPAFAKEGARGEIPHSPVIEAFRSSSADMARVVCMALMNVIPVVATIFGAAYAVQPAYGIGFEKDIYLWIPVLGNIVAVAVIPFVGNLSDRIGRRPPIIVGALASGLLSFGYLYAISIHNVPLAILMSLLMWGVVYQGYNAVYPSFYPELFPTRTRVSAMAISQNVGTAITAMLPALFTAVAPPGAANIPLTIGALAFGITVIAAAAAYSARETYRIPMKDLGEPGAQPLGKQDYERLRAQELSGGRLAGA